The Punica granatum isolate Tunisia-2019 chromosome 4, ASM765513v2, whole genome shotgun sequence genome has a window encoding:
- the LOC116205306 gene encoding precursor of CEP14, translating into MARPLLVTVLMIFVVCSFLLSPSEGRKLLGAMKVDKSKVTLNPSMLLSALPKGTVPSSAPSKKGHAVVVDEKLIARHLSSLERERALLLSIPSPGVGH; encoded by the coding sequence ATGGCTCGTCCTTTGTTGGTCACAGTGCTCATGATCTTCGTAGTATGTTCTTTCTTGCTGTCACCTTCAGAGGGCAGAAAGCTGCTGGGGGCAATGAAGGTGGACAAGAGCAAGGTCACATTGAACCCGAGCATGTTACTGAGTGCCCTCCCGAAGGGCACCGTCCCATCTTCTGCTCCGAGCAAGAAGGGCCACGCAGTCGTAGTCGACGAGAAGCTCATTGCTAGGCACCTCTCCAGCCTAGAGCGAGAGCGAGCCCTCCTCCTCTCCATCCCTAGTCCCGGGGTCGGCCATTAA